A single region of the Ptychodera flava strain L36383 chromosome 9, AS_Pfla_20210202, whole genome shotgun sequence genome encodes:
- the LOC139140407 gene encoding GTP-binding protein 10-like isoform X1, protein MVFLTRILLKKTSKDVSSVIRKRFGNFQDTLRIYVKGGSGGMGLPSYGGQGGNGGDVIVVASPKMTLRKVSLSHPSKRFSAGTGVNSRVRRLQGIRGADTVITVPVGVTVVTDDGQILADLNEANQRVVVAKGGQGGCFRTDWNGMRGERKSVKLDLKLIADVGFVGFPNAGKSTLLGALSRSEPKIADYPFTTVKPQIGVMHYSDRRQISLADLPGLIEGAHLNRGMGHRFLKHVERTKLLLFVVDINGFQLSDKWLYRSALDTVALLNSELELYKPELVSKPCVLAINKLDTEGADEKLGKVMEKFEEAEDYYSDLAEDIAPSVPVKFRDIFPISAKEGTGLEPLKSKIRVILDEEAERERQRDRQEQQKHAASEER, encoded by the exons ATGGTGTTCCTTACCAGGATTTTGTTGAAGAAGACGTCAAAGGATGTGTCT AGTGTGATAAGGAAAAGATTTGGTAATTTTCAAGACACACTTCGCATCTATGTCAAGGGCGGCAGTGGTGGGATGGGTCTGCCATCCTATGGAGGGCAGGGTGGTAATGGAGGAGATGTGATTGTTGTTGCCTCTCCCAAAATGACTCTCAGAAAAGTCAGTCTTTCCCATCCGTCGAAGAGATTCTCTGCAGGAACCGGTGTGAACAGTAG AGTTAGACGACTTCAAGGAATACGTGGAGCAGACACAGTCATTACTGTACCAGTAGGTGTTACCGTGGTAACCGATGATGGCCAAATTCTGG CTGATCTCAATGAAGCTAATCAGAGAGTAGTTGTAGCAAAAGGTGGACAGGGAGGATGTTTTCGAACAGATTGGAATGGAATGAGAGGAGAGAGAAAATCTGTGAAACTGGACTTGAAGTTGATCGCTGACGTTGGCTTTGTAGG ATTTCCTAATGCTGGCAAGTCAACTCTCTTAGGAGCATTATCTAGATCAGAGCCCAAGATTGCAGACTATCCCT TTACAACTGTGAAACCTCAAATTGGTGTGATGCATTATTCAGATAGGAGACAG ATAAGCCTAGCTGATTTGCCAGGTCTGATAGAGGGCGCTCATCTCAACAGAGGAATGGGACACAGGTTTCTGAAACATGTAGAGAGAACCAAGCTGCTGTTGTTCGTTGTTGACATCAATGGATTTCAACTATCTGACAAATGGCTGTACCGGTCTGCATTGGATACTGTGGCACTTCTCAATTCA GAACTGGAACTGTACAAACCAGAGTTGGTTTCCAAGCCGTGCGTCTTGGCCATCAATAAACTTGACACTGAAGGAGCTGACGAGAAGCTTGGAAAGGTGATGGAAAAGTTTGAAGAAG CAGAAGATTACTACTCCGATTTGGCAGAGGACATAGCGCCCTCAGTGCCAGTCAAGTTCAGGGACATCTTTCCCATATCTGCCAAAGAGGGGACAGGACTTGAACCGCTGAAGAGTAAAATCAGAGTGATTCTTGATGAGGAAGCCGAgcgagagagacagagagacagacaagaacaacaaaaacatGCAGCGTCTGAGGAGAGGTAG
- the LOC139140407 gene encoding GTP-binding protein 10-like isoform X2, with amino-acid sequence MVFLTRILLKKTSKDVSSVIRKRFGNFQDTLRIYVKGGSGGMGLPSYGGQGGNGGDVIVVASPKMTLRKVSLSHPSKRFSAGTGVNSRVRRLQGIRGADTVITVPVGVTVVTDDGQILADLNEANQRVVVAKGGQGGCFRTDWNGMRGERKSVKLDLKLIADVGFVGFPNAGKSTLLGALSRSEPKIADYPFTTVKPQIGVMHYSDRRQISLADLPGLIEGAHLNRGMGHRFLKHVERTKLLLFVVDINGFQLSDKWLYRSALDTVALLNSELELYKPELVSKPCVLAINKLDTEGADEKLGKVMEKFEEEDYYSDLAEDIAPSVPVKFRDIFPISAKEGTGLEPLKSKIRVILDEEAERERQRDRQEQQKHAASEER; translated from the exons ATGGTGTTCCTTACCAGGATTTTGTTGAAGAAGACGTCAAAGGATGTGTCT AGTGTGATAAGGAAAAGATTTGGTAATTTTCAAGACACACTTCGCATCTATGTCAAGGGCGGCAGTGGTGGGATGGGTCTGCCATCCTATGGAGGGCAGGGTGGTAATGGAGGAGATGTGATTGTTGTTGCCTCTCCCAAAATGACTCTCAGAAAAGTCAGTCTTTCCCATCCGTCGAAGAGATTCTCTGCAGGAACCGGTGTGAACAGTAG AGTTAGACGACTTCAAGGAATACGTGGAGCAGACACAGTCATTACTGTACCAGTAGGTGTTACCGTGGTAACCGATGATGGCCAAATTCTGG CTGATCTCAATGAAGCTAATCAGAGAGTAGTTGTAGCAAAAGGTGGACAGGGAGGATGTTTTCGAACAGATTGGAATGGAATGAGAGGAGAGAGAAAATCTGTGAAACTGGACTTGAAGTTGATCGCTGACGTTGGCTTTGTAGG ATTTCCTAATGCTGGCAAGTCAACTCTCTTAGGAGCATTATCTAGATCAGAGCCCAAGATTGCAGACTATCCCT TTACAACTGTGAAACCTCAAATTGGTGTGATGCATTATTCAGATAGGAGACAG ATAAGCCTAGCTGATTTGCCAGGTCTGATAGAGGGCGCTCATCTCAACAGAGGAATGGGACACAGGTTTCTGAAACATGTAGAGAGAACCAAGCTGCTGTTGTTCGTTGTTGACATCAATGGATTTCAACTATCTGACAAATGGCTGTACCGGTCTGCATTGGATACTGTGGCACTTCTCAATTCA GAACTGGAACTGTACAAACCAGAGTTGGTTTCCAAGCCGTGCGTCTTGGCCATCAATAAACTTGACACTGAAGGAGCTGACGAGAAGCTTGGAAAGGTGATGGAAAAGTTTGAAGAAG AAGATTACTACTCCGATTTGGCAGAGGACATAGCGCCCTCAGTGCCAGTCAAGTTCAGGGACATCTTTCCCATATCTGCCAAAGAGGGGACAGGACTTGAACCGCTGAAGAGTAAAATCAGAGTGATTCTTGATGAGGAAGCCGAgcgagagagacagagagacagacaagaacaacaaaaacatGCAGCGTCTGAGGAGAGGTAG